From a single Desulfitibacter sp. BRH_c19 genomic region:
- a CDS encoding chromate transporter — MKLLWELFITFFKIGGFTFGGGYAMLPLIEHEICSNKKWVSEEDIVDVLAIAQSVPGAIAINSSTFIGYKTAGIKGAFAATLGVVLPSFLIILSLAGLLIKFGDNEILANAFYGIRAVVVALIVAAVFKLRKSSIKDYRTFLIAATAFIFLIIFNLHPIIIIIAGGIVGALLYPRHFPSLINKGGN; from the coding sequence ATGAAGCTTTTGTGGGAATTATTTATTACCTTTTTTAAAATAGGTGGTTTTACCTTTGGCGGAGGGTATGCCATGCTGCCTTTAATTGAACATGAAATATGTAGTAATAAAAAATGGGTAAGTGAGGAAGATATCGTAGATGTTTTAGCTATTGCACAATCGGTTCCGGGAGCTATCGCCATTAATTCTTCAACATTTATTGGGTACAAAACCGCAGGTATTAAAGGGGCTTTTGCTGCTACGTTGGGTGTGGTTCTGCCTTCATTTCTGATTATTTTAAGTTTAGCTGGTCTTTTAATAAAATTTGGGGATAATGAAATTTTAGCCAATGCGTTTTATGGCATCAGAGCGGTAGTAGTAGCCTTAATTGTAGCTGCCGTTTTTAAACTCCGCAAATCTTCTATCAAGGATTACCGCACATTTTTAATTGCCGCTACCGCTTTTATTTTTCTGATAATCTTCAATCTTCATCCAATAATAATTATTATTGCTGGGGGTATCGTTGGTGCATTATTGTACCCTAGACATTTCCCCAGTCTGATTAATAAAGGAGGCAATTAG